The following is a genomic window from Niveispirillum cyanobacteriorum.
CAGGCATTCGCGCATCTGCCCGATCTTGACCTGGAGGATTGGACCATCGGGTGAGGACGGCACGCTGTCCCCCACCGGCCATGTGGTGCCAAGGCTGACTTTTCCGCCCGTTTGTGCCATACTGTCCGCAACGATGTCGCTGCGCGTGCGCACGCCGGAGCCGTCGATGCGGATACTCCGTCGGTCGTGAAACACCCCCTTATTTTATGTTGCATCATGTTGCACGTCGCGCCGCCGGACGCGCCCTTCCTTACCACCAGGATCAAAGCCCGAAGGCACCGACATGACCCAGGACGCAACCTATCTCGCGGTTTTCACCAGCAATAAGAACAGTCCGCGCTGGCGGGCCTGGTACGCGATGAGTGAGGCGGAGAAGCGGGCCACGGATGAGCGGGGGCTGGCGGCACTTGCCGCCTGGGATGAAGCGCATAAGGATGTGATCGTCTATCAGGGCGGACCGCTGGGGCCGACCAAGCGCACCTCACCCGATGGCATCGCCGATGTGGTGAATGAGCTGACCGTGTTCGTGGTGGTGCGGGCCCCGTCGCATCAGGCGGCGGCGGAGATGTTTGCGGGGCACCCGCATTTCACCATCTTCCCCTGCGACAGCGTCGATGTCATGCCGCTGCTGGGGCCGAAACAGGATGCTTGAGGGGTTGTCGTGACGCATCGAGTTTACGCCATGAGCTTCGCCAACCTGTACCCGCTCTATGTCGCCAAGGCGGAGAAGAAGGGGCGCACGAAGGTGGAGGTGGATGAGATCCTCCGTTGGTTCAGCGGCCACAGCCAGGAAAGCCTGGAGGCGGAGATTGCGGCTGGGACGAACCTCCAGGACTTCCTGACCCAGGCCCCCGCCCTGAACCCGGCCCGCAGCCTGATTACCGGTGTCGTCTGTGGTGTGCGGGTAGAGCAGGTGGAAGAACCGCTGATGCGGGAAATCCGCTATCTGGACAAGCTGATCGACGAGTTGGCGAAGGGCAAGGCGATGGAGAAAATCCTGCGCGGATAAGGCGTTGGCCCTAATCCAACACCCGCGCCACCTTGCGCAGGCCCAGCGCATTGGTCAGGACCATATCGTCGGCGCGGCGCAGTTCCTCCACGGTTACCGCCCGCTCCTCCGCCCGCCAGTTCTTGAGAAGGGCGGCGCGCATGGTGCCGGGCAGGGCACCTTCGGCCACGGTCGGCGTCACCCAATGCCCGTCCAGAGACAGGAAGATGTTGGCGGCAGTCGCCTCGGCCACGCGGCCCTGACTGTTCAGCATCACGGCATCATCGGCGCCCCGCGCCGTCGCCTCCCGCCTTGCGATGATACTGTCCAGATAGTTCAGCGTTTTCAGCCGCGACAAGGGCGATTTCTCGTTCCGGCAGGTGGTCCGCGCGATGACCAGCCGGGCCGGCGGTGCCTCTGCCGGGATACGGCCGGCGGCCAGCATCAGGGTGGGGGCGGGGGTATCGGGTCGGGGCAGGCCCCGCGGGCCGGGGCCGGCGGTCAGGGTCAGGCGCACCGCCGCCTCCCCCTCCATCCCGTTGGCCCCCAGCAGACCCAGGATGGCATCATGCAGGATCTGGTCGCTCAACGGGACCGGTAGGCCTAAGAAATCCGCGCCGTCGCGCAGACGCTTCAGATGGGCGTCCAGGCGCAGGGGCACGCCGGCCTTGACCGCGATGGTCTCAAACAAACCATCGCCCAGGGTCAGGCCCCGGTCATGGGCCAGCAGGGCCGGCTTGTCGGCGGCGACGAAATCGCCGTTCAGCCAGATGACGCTCATGCCGCCCGCTCCCCCGCCTCATCCACCGCGATGGCGGGGGGCCAGGCCATGGCGGGATCAAGGGCGGTCAGGATGGCCTTGGCCTTGGTCAGGCTTTCCTGATACTCCGCCTCCGGCTCGCTATCGGCCACGATGCCGCCGCCGGCCTGCACCTGTACCCGGTCGCCCGAAATCGCGGCGGTGCGGATGATGATGGAGCTGTCCATGGCCCCGTCCCAGCCGATCCACATCACCGACCCGCAATAGGGGCCGCGCCGGGCGGGTTCCAGCTCATGGATGATCTCCATGGCCCGGATCTTCGGCGCGCCGGTGATCGACCCCCCGGGGAAGCTGGCGCGCAGCAGATCGACGGGGCCCAGGTCCGGTTTCAACTGGCCCGTCACGACGGAGGTCAAGTGATGGACGGTGCGGTAGCTTTCCAGACCCCACAGGCTGGGCACCTTCACCGACCCGATCTGCGCCACCCGTGACAGGTCATTGCGCAGCAGATCGACGATCATCAGGTTTTCCGCCCGGTCCTTTTCCGACGACAGCAGTTCAGCGGCCAGTTCGGCATCGCGCGCCGCATCGGCATGGCGGGGACGGGTTCCCTTGATGGGCCGCGTCTCAATCGCACCATCGGCGGACAGTGACAGGAACCTTTCCGGCGACCCCGACGCGATGGCCCGACCGTTCCCGAGGTTCAGGAAGGCGGAGAAGGGGGCGGATGTGCGCGGGCGCAGGCGACGGTATGCGTCCCAGGGGGTGACACCGGGGCGCAACCGGCCCAGAAAACGCTGGGTCATGTTGGCCTGATAGATGTCGCCGGCCCGGATATAGTCCAGGATGCGCGCCACCCGGTCACGGTAGGTGGCGGGCGACAGCTCCGCCTCCCACCCCGGCCTGCGCAGCAGACCGTCGCCATTGTCACGGGCGAGTGGTGGGGCCTTGGTCAGTTGATCGTGAAGCGAGCGTGCCAGTTCCTTCGCACGGTCGGGCCGGCGGGCCGGATCTGATTCGCGTTCCCCGCCAGAGATGACCCAGGCCCTGTCCTGCGCATGGTCGATGACGGCGACAGTATCGTACAGGCCGAAGGCCATGTCGGGAAGGTCGATGCC
Proteins encoded in this region:
- a CDS encoding aminotransferase class IV translates to MSVIWLNGDFVAADKPALLAHDRGLTLGDGLFETIAVKAGVPLRLDAHLKRLRDGADFLGLPVPLSDQILHDAILGLLGANGMEGEAAVRLTLTAGPGPRGLPRPDTPAPTLMLAAGRIPAEAPPARLVIARTTCRNEKSPLSRLKTLNYLDSIIARREATARGADDAVMLNSQGRVAEATAANIFLSLDGHWVTPTVAEGALPGTMRAALLKNWRAEERAVTVEELRRADDMVLTNALGLRKVARVLD
- the pabB gene encoding aminodeoxychorismate synthase component I, whose translation is MTAATTLHVLPLTLPDPLAAFAVLAGQKGAILLDGGAADGSRARYSILAADPFSWIEVAGDGTVTQDGTRLTVDPFTALEQALRPFARVLPTGLPPFTGGAVGVMGYELGRYLERLPVPQKTGIDLPDMAFGLYDTVAVIDHAQDRAWVISGGERESDPARRPDRAKELARSLHDQLTKAPPLARDNGDGLLRRPGWEAELSPATYRDRVARILDYIRAGDIYQANMTQRFLGRLRPGVTPWDAYRRLRPRTSAPFSAFLNLGNGRAIASGSPERFLSLSADGAIETRPIKGTRPRHADAARDAELAAELLSSEKDRAENLMIVDLLRNDLSRVAQIGSVKVPSLWGLESYRTVHHLTSVVTGQLKPDLGPVDLLRASFPGGSITGAPKIRAMEIIHELEPARRGPYCGSVMWIGWDGAMDSSIIIRTAAISGDRVQVQAGGGIVADSEPEAEYQESLTKAKAILTALDPAMAWPPAIAVDEAGERAA
- a CDS encoding DUF2200 domain-containing protein is translated as MSFANLYPLYVAKAEKKGRTKVEVDEILRWFSGHSQESLEAEIAAGTNLQDFLTQAPALNPARSLITGVVCGVRVEQVEEPLMREIRYLDKLIDELAKGKAMEKILRG